In one window of Streptomyces sp. NBC_01224 DNA:
- a CDS encoding bifunctional aldolase/short-chain dehydrogenase produces MTSATHAEVAALLARAHRIGSDARNTNYAGGNTSVKATATDPVTGGETELLWVKGSGGDLGTLTEAGLAVLRLDRVRALKNVYPGMEREDEMVSAFDYCLHGKGGAAPSIDTAMHALVEAAHVDHLHPDSGIALACSADGEKLTAECFGDKVAWVGWRRPGFQLGLDIAAVKEANPQAVGVILGGHGITAWGETSEECEHNALWMIRTAEAFLQEQGKAEPFGPVWAGREAFSEERRRERAAALAPLIRGLASTDRPQVGHFTDTEPVLDFLSRTEHPRLASLGTSCPDHFLRTKVSPLVLDLPADSPLDEAATRLKELHREYRQAYRAYYERHASPDSPAMRGADPAIVLVPGVGMFSFGKDKQTARVAGEFYLNAINVMRGAEAVSSYAPIEESEKFRIEYWELEEAKLRRMPKPKPLATRVALVTGAGSGIGKAIAHRLVAEGACVVVADLNAESAVSVAQELGGPDKAVAVTVDVTSEEQIAAAFKAAVLAFGGVDLVVNNAGISISKPLLETTARDWDVQHAIMARGSFLVSREAARVMRAQNLGGDIVYIASKNAVFAGPNNIAYSATKADQAHQVRLLAAELGEHGIRVNGINPDGVVRGSGIFAAGWGAQRAATYGIEEEKLGEFYAQRTLLKREVLPEHVANAVFALTGGDLTHTTGLHIPVDAGVTAAFLR; encoded by the coding sequence ATGACGTCCGCGACCCACGCCGAAGTCGCCGCACTCCTGGCGCGCGCCCACCGGATCGGCTCCGACGCCCGCAACACCAACTACGCAGGTGGCAATACATCGGTCAAGGCCACCGCCACCGACCCGGTCACCGGCGGCGAGACCGAGCTGCTGTGGGTCAAGGGGTCCGGTGGTGATCTCGGCACGCTGACCGAGGCCGGTCTCGCCGTGCTGCGCCTGGACCGGGTGCGCGCGCTCAAGAACGTGTATCCGGGGATGGAGCGCGAGGACGAGATGGTGTCGGCGTTCGACTACTGCCTGCACGGCAAGGGCGGCGCCGCTCCGTCCATCGACACGGCGATGCACGCACTGGTCGAGGCGGCGCATGTCGATCATCTGCATCCGGATTCGGGGATTGCGCTGGCGTGCTCCGCCGACGGTGAGAAACTCACGGCGGAGTGTTTCGGCGACAAGGTGGCCTGGGTGGGCTGGCGCAGGCCCGGGTTCCAGCTCGGTCTGGACATCGCTGCGGTCAAGGAGGCCAACCCACAGGCCGTAGGTGTGATCCTCGGCGGCCATGGCATCACGGCCTGGGGCGAGACGTCCGAGGAGTGCGAGCACAACGCGCTATGGATGATCCGCACCGCTGAGGCATTCCTTCAGGAGCAGGGCAAGGCGGAGCCGTTCGGCCCCGTGTGGGCCGGCCGGGAGGCCTTCTCCGAGGAGCGGCGCCGGGAGCGAGCCGCCGCGCTCGCCCCGCTGATCCGCGGTCTGGCCTCAACCGACCGACCGCAGGTGGGCCACTTCACCGACACGGAGCCTGTGCTGGACTTCCTATCCCGCACCGAACACCCGCGGCTCGCCTCGCTCGGTACCTCGTGCCCCGACCATTTCCTTCGTACGAAGGTCAGCCCACTGGTCCTCGACCTGCCCGCGGACTCCCCGCTGGACGAGGCTGCGACACGCCTGAAGGAACTGCACAGGGAGTACCGGCAGGCGTATCGCGCGTACTACGAGCGTCACGCAAGCCCCGACTCCCCCGCGATGCGCGGCGCGGACCCGGCAATCGTGCTGGTGCCCGGAGTCGGCATGTTCTCCTTCGGCAAGGACAAGCAGACTGCCCGGGTCGCCGGGGAGTTCTATCTCAATGCCATCAATGTGATGCGCGGCGCCGAGGCCGTCTCCTCGTACGCGCCGATCGAGGAGTCCGAGAAGTTCCGGATCGAATACTGGGAGCTGGAGGAGGCCAAGCTGCGCCGGATGCCGAAGCCCAAGCCGCTGGCCACCCGGGTGGCGCTGGTAACGGGTGCGGGGTCCGGTATCGGCAAGGCCATCGCGCACCGGCTGGTCGCGGAGGGGGCATGTGTCGTCGTCGCGGACCTGAATGCGGAGAGCGCCGTCTCGGTGGCGCAGGAGCTCGGCGGGCCCGACAAGGCTGTCGCGGTGACGGTCGACGTGACCAGTGAGGAGCAGATCGCCGCGGCGTTCAAGGCAGCGGTGCTCGCGTTCGGCGGTGTGGATCTCGTAGTGAACAATGCCGGGATCTCGATCTCGAAGCCGCTGCTCGAAACCACGGCCCGGGACTGGGATGTTCAGCACGCCATCATGGCGCGCGGCTCGTTCCTGGTCTCGCGTGAGGCCGCCCGGGTGATGCGGGCGCAGAACCTCGGCGGCGACATCGTCTACATCGCGTCGAAGAACGCGGTGTTCGCGGGCCCGAACAACATCGCCTACTCGGCGACCAAGGCCGATCAGGCTCACCAGGTGCGGTTGCTGGCGGCCGAGTTGGGCGAGCACGGGATCCGAGTGAACGGCATCAACCCCGATGGTGTGGTGCGCGGTTCGGGGATCTTCGCGGCCGGCTGGGGTGCCCAGCGTGCGGCGACGTACGGCATCGAGGAGGAGAAGCTCGGCGAATTCTACGCCCAGCGGACCCTCCTCAAGCGCGAGGTGCTCCCGGAGCACGTCGCGAACGCCGTCTTCGCACTGACCGGCGGGGACCTCACGCACACGACCGGTCTTCACATTCCCGTCGACGCCGGTGTGACGGCGGCGTTCCTGCGATGA
- a CDS encoding rhamnulokinase, which translates to MSVTSLSEAVFAAVDLGATSGRVIAGWAGPGKLVLTEAHRFPNTPVRLPDGLRWDVLALYQGMLDGLRTAARSGPIASVGIDTWAVDYGLLDADGALLGLPFHYRDSRNGQAVEQVLAECGAQELYSVSGLQHLPFNTVFQLAAHQASAHWGAARTMLLIPDLLVRWLTGTVGAEITNASTTGLFDASAGTWSDALIGRLGLERSWFPPLREPGDPAGTLLPHVAEYTGLPAGTPVTTVASHDTASAVASVPAVEPGFAYVSCGTWSLAGLELAAPVLTEESRAANFTNERGVDGTVRYLRNIMGMWLLEECRRAWDRQGAAPGLAELLAEAARARPFAALIDPDDETFLAPGDMPTRIDAHLVRTGQKPPDTPGGYVRCVLESLALAHRRTLRQAAGLAGRELTRIHLVGGGSRNELLCQWTADATGLPVTAGPAEATALGNVLLQARAHGLVGDLMDMRRLVAQTQKLRHYTPQGDQGAWDRAAARLEPA; encoded by the coding sequence ATGTCTGTGACGTCACTAAGCGAAGCGGTCTTCGCGGCCGTGGATCTCGGTGCCACCAGCGGCCGGGTGATCGCCGGCTGGGCCGGTCCCGGGAAGCTCGTGCTGACCGAGGCGCACCGCTTCCCCAATACCCCGGTCCGGCTGCCGGACGGGCTGCGGTGGGACGTGCTCGCCCTTTATCAAGGGATGCTGGACGGTCTGCGGACCGCTGCGCGCAGCGGTCCGATCGCCTCGGTCGGCATCGATACCTGGGCGGTCGACTATGGCCTTCTCGATGCCGACGGGGCCCTGCTCGGGCTGCCGTTCCACTACCGCGACAGCCGTAACGGCCAGGCAGTCGAACAAGTGCTGGCCGAATGCGGGGCGCAGGAGCTGTACTCCGTCAGCGGCTTGCAGCATCTGCCGTTCAATACGGTGTTCCAGCTCGCCGCGCATCAGGCGAGTGCCCACTGGGGTGCGGCACGGACGATGTTATTGATCCCCGATCTGCTGGTGCGCTGGCTGACCGGAACGGTGGGCGCGGAAATCACCAACGCGTCGACGACCGGCCTGTTCGATGCATCTGCCGGGACCTGGTCCGATGCGCTGATCGGCCGACTGGGTCTGGAGCGTTCCTGGTTTCCGCCACTGCGTGAGCCGGGTGACCCGGCGGGGACACTGTTGCCGCATGTTGCCGAGTACACCGGGCTGCCGGCCGGTACACCGGTGACAACCGTCGCTTCGCACGACACGGCGTCGGCGGTCGCCTCGGTGCCCGCGGTCGAGCCCGGATTCGCGTATGTGTCCTGTGGCACCTGGTCGTTGGCAGGTCTGGAACTGGCGGCCCCGGTGTTGACGGAGGAGTCCCGGGCGGCAAACTTCACCAATGAACGCGGGGTGGACGGCACTGTCCGCTATCTCCGCAACATCATGGGCATGTGGCTGCTGGAGGAGTGCCGCCGTGCCTGGGACCGGCAGGGTGCGGCTCCGGGCCTGGCCGAACTGCTCGCAGAGGCGGCCCGTGCCCGGCCGTTCGCCGCGTTGATCGACCCCGACGACGAGACGTTTCTCGCTCCGGGTGACATGCCGACGCGCATAGACGCCCATCTCGTACGGACCGGACAGAAACCACCCGACACTCCCGGCGGGTATGTGCGGTGTGTGCTGGAGAGCCTGGCGCTGGCGCATCGCAGGACGCTGCGGCAGGCCGCCGGTCTTGCGGGGCGGGAGCTGACCCGGATCCATCTCGTCGGCGGGGGTTCACGCAACGAGCTGTTGTGCCAGTGGACCGCGGATGCCACCGGCCTCCCGGTCACGGCCGGTCCCGCCGAGGCGACCGCGCTCGGGAACGTACTGCTGCAGGCACGCGCCCATGGCCTGGTCGGCGACCTCATGGACATGCGACGACTCGTCGCGCAGACGCAGAAATTGCGCCACTACACCCCTCAGGGAGATCAAGGGGCCTGGGACCGGGCTGCCGCAAGGCTGGAGCCGGCCTGA
- a CDS encoding L-fucose/L-arabinose isomerase family protein, producing the protein MTDVSPAVLDGVLARTTRRRTRVGLVSGGLGAYWPQFPGLLDQLQESARFVTGRFEEMGCEVADAGFISDPQEAAKAAEQLRRADCDIVVMFLTTYLTASMVLPIAQRTHTPVLVIDLQPTEAMDHPNTDTGKWLAYCGQCPLPEVANVFRRSGIPFRSVSGHLHDENAWNRIRRWISAAQVRGAMRHARHGLMGHLYPGMLDVSTDMTLVSTQFGGHVEVLEFDDLRVRVAAVTDEEAAERVALARTVFTLDDSVDEDDLAWAARVSVGLDRLVEDFELDSLAYYHRGLEGEIHERLGAGMILGASLLTARGVPMAGEYELRTSLAMLIADTIGAGGSFTELQALNFHDRVVEMGHDGPAHLSISAKDPLLRGLGVYHGKRGWGVSVEFDVKHGPVTTFGIGQEADGTFAFIASEGEVVPGPLLEIGNTTSRVDFGFDPGEWTDAWSSTGIGHHWTLCTGHRAKDLKAAADLLGIPFRTVTGPNDL; encoded by the coding sequence ATGACTGATGTATCTCCCGCCGTGCTCGACGGCGTGCTCGCCCGCACCACGCGTCGCCGCACCCGTGTCGGTCTGGTCTCCGGTGGACTCGGCGCGTACTGGCCGCAGTTCCCCGGCCTCCTCGACCAGCTGCAGGAATCGGCACGCTTCGTGACCGGGCGGTTCGAGGAGATGGGCTGCGAGGTCGCCGACGCCGGCTTCATCTCCGACCCGCAGGAGGCCGCCAAGGCGGCTGAACAGCTGCGCAGGGCCGACTGCGACATCGTCGTGATGTTCCTGACGACATATCTCACGGCTTCGATGGTCCTGCCGATCGCCCAGCGCACCCACACTCCGGTACTGGTCATCGACCTCCAGCCGACCGAGGCGATGGACCACCCGAACACCGACACGGGCAAGTGGCTGGCATACTGCGGACAGTGCCCGCTGCCGGAGGTCGCCAATGTGTTCCGGCGAAGCGGAATCCCCTTCCGCTCCGTCTCCGGCCATCTGCACGACGAGAACGCCTGGAACCGGATCCGCCGCTGGATCTCGGCCGCGCAGGTGCGTGGCGCGATGCGCCACGCCCGGCACGGGCTGATGGGCCACCTCTACCCCGGGATGCTCGATGTCTCCACCGACATGACGCTGGTCTCCACCCAGTTCGGCGGACACGTCGAAGTCCTCGAATTCGACGACCTGCGGGTCCGGGTCGCCGCCGTGACGGACGAGGAGGCCGCCGAACGCGTTGCGCTCGCGCGTACGGTCTTCACCCTCGACGACTCCGTCGACGAGGACGATCTCGCCTGGGCCGCCCGCGTGTCGGTCGGACTCGACCGGCTCGTCGAGGACTTCGAGCTCGACAGCCTCGCCTACTACCACCGCGGACTCGAGGGCGAGATCCACGAGCGGCTCGGCGCGGGCATGATCCTCGGCGCGTCGCTGCTGACCGCCCGAGGCGTCCCGATGGCCGGTGAGTACGAGCTGCGCACCAGCCTCGCCATGCTGATCGCCGACACCATCGGCGCCGGCGGCTCCTTCACCGAGCTCCAGGCCCTCAACTTCCACGACCGGGTCGTCGAGATGGGCCACGACGGCCCCGCCCACCTCTCGATCAGCGCCAAGGATCCGCTGCTGCGCGGGCTGGGCGTGTACCACGGCAAACGCGGGTGGGGCGTCAGCGTCGAGTTCGACGTCAAACACGGTCCGGTCACCACGTTCGGTATCGGTCAGGAGGCGGACGGCACCTTTGCGTTCATCGCCTCCGAGGGCGAAGTCGTCCCGGGACCCCTGCTGGAGATCGGCAACACCACCTCCCGCGTCGACTTCGGCTTCGACCCCGGAGAGTGGACCGACGCCTGGTCCTCGACCGGCATCGGCCACCACTGGACTCTCTGCACCGGCCACCGTGCCAAGGACCTCAAGGCCGCGGCAGACCTCCTCGGCATCCCGTTCCGCACCGTCACCGGCCCCAACGACCTCTGA
- a CDS encoding enoyl-CoA hydratase/isomerase family protein: MNHDDPVLLQTEGRIRHITLNRPRALNALNHAMVARIDGALAEAELDDTVTAVLIIGAGERGLCAGGDIRSIHEDARAGGSTSMDFWRDEYRLNARIARFPKPYIAIMDGIVMGGGVGVSAHGDVRIVTERSRIAMPETGIGFVPDVGGTYLLGAAPGELGTHLALTADAVGAGDALMCGLADHFVPSQRLAELTRALAACGTAVEIEETVRRFASPAPGGELDVHREWIDSCYRADSVEEILDRLDNSGVPAAKQAAETILAKSPTALKVTLSALRRARRLDSLEAVLDQEYRTSCTAFARPDLVEGVRAQIIDKDRSPRWSPADLAEVSEADVALFFATLGDRELGLASGSRTTD, encoded by the coding sequence ATGAACCACGACGATCCCGTCCTGCTGCAAACCGAAGGACGCATCCGGCACATCACGCTCAACCGCCCGCGCGCCCTCAACGCGCTGAACCACGCCATGGTGGCGCGCATAGACGGAGCACTCGCCGAAGCCGAGCTCGACGACACTGTCACCGCGGTCCTGATCATTGGGGCGGGGGAGCGCGGCCTCTGCGCCGGCGGCGACATCCGCTCGATCCACGAGGACGCTCGCGCGGGCGGCAGCACATCGATGGACTTCTGGCGTGACGAGTACCGGCTCAACGCCCGTATCGCCCGATTCCCCAAGCCATATATCGCGATCATGGACGGCATTGTGATGGGCGGCGGCGTCGGTGTCTCGGCCCACGGCGACGTCCGGATCGTCACCGAACGCTCGCGCATCGCCATGCCCGAGACCGGCATCGGCTTCGTCCCCGATGTGGGCGGGACGTATCTGCTCGGTGCCGCGCCCGGTGAGCTCGGCACCCATCTGGCGCTCACCGCGGATGCGGTCGGCGCGGGTGATGCGCTGATGTGCGGGCTCGCCGACCACTTCGTACCGTCGCAGCGTCTCGCCGAGCTCACCAGGGCCCTCGCCGCCTGCGGTACGGCTGTCGAGATCGAGGAGACGGTGCGGAGGTTCGCCTCGCCCGCGCCGGGCGGCGAACTGGATGTGCACCGCGAGTGGATCGATTCGTGCTACCGGGCCGACTCCGTCGAGGAGATCCTCGACCGCCTCGACAACAGCGGTGTCCCCGCCGCCAAGCAGGCCGCCGAGACGATCCTGGCCAAGTCGCCCACCGCGCTCAAGGTGACACTCTCCGCCCTGCGCAGGGCCCGCAGGCTCGACAGCCTGGAGGCGGTGCTCGACCAGGAGTACCGGACTTCGTGCACCGCCTTCGCCAGGCCCGACCTGGTGGAAGGCGTGCGTGCCCAGATCATTGACAAGGACCGCAGTCCCCGGTGGAGCCCGGCGGATCTGGCCGAGGTCTCCGAGGCCGACGTGGCGCTCTTCTTCGCCACGCTGGGCGACCGAGAACTCGGCCTGGCCTCCGGCTCCCGGACGACGGACTGA
- a CDS encoding SpoIIE family protein phosphatase, with product MTDYDRQPSTSVPPRLLIEKAHNGETATAQRLAMNRTGSFEWDMDAHTLDIDEAGLLVFGLDPLTFDSRPESLVKQLDPSERTRLNVAIDEAIRGGRSSYSVHFRVPLEDGRDQWTHIQARILRSDDGRAHRVVGVVRDATAEVTHSAFVRDLEKRRQRQTSIVERTTSALSHAVTVDDVTAALTGPGGLDRLGADGLALGLVENATLNVIALSGDPLEAIDELGSTGLDRRYPLADAILSGRPRFLTSVPGLIHRYPVLTPYAGRLAFRAAAYLPLVAQARSLGTLALFYRENTPFHADERNLCLGLAAIVAQSLQRAKLFDEEREFATGLQSTMLPRRVQEIEGGEIAVRYHAAWSGRQVGGDWYDVIALPMNRFGIVVGDVQGHDTHAAAIMGQLRIALRAYAGEGHHPSTVLARASRFLAELDTERFATCTYAQVDLASGTVRVVRAGHFGPLIRHMDGRVSSPQVRGGLPLGISTDFEDEEFPETRLDLVPGETLVLYTDGLVEEPGVDVDTGVQALINEVGAGPAGAQALADHLSDRLWERWGSGDDVALLVLRRSPDPGSPRAPRLHQYIHQADPEGLSDARTIVRQALTDWDMAEFADDAELVTGELLVNVLLHTESGAVLTLEVLPEPVRRVRLSVQDRSSVWPRRRSPGETATSGRGLLLLDAVAARWGIEPRGEGKAVWCEIGPSAPPTSTPPLPTAEQEQEQV from the coding sequence ATGACCGATTACGACCGGCAACCGAGCACATCCGTCCCGCCCCGCCTGCTGATCGAGAAGGCGCACAACGGCGAGACCGCGACGGCGCAGCGCCTTGCCATGAATCGGACAGGCAGTTTCGAGTGGGACATGGATGCCCACACGCTCGACATCGACGAAGCGGGCCTGCTGGTCTTCGGGCTGGACCCACTGACCTTCGACTCACGGCCCGAGTCCCTGGTGAAACAGCTCGATCCTTCGGAGCGGACCAGACTCAATGTGGCAATCGACGAGGCGATCAGGGGTGGGCGCAGCTCGTACAGCGTGCACTTTCGGGTACCGCTCGAGGACGGCAGGGACCAGTGGACCCATATCCAGGCGCGGATACTGCGCAGCGATGACGGCCGGGCGCACCGGGTCGTCGGGGTGGTACGGGACGCGACGGCAGAGGTAACCCACTCGGCCTTCGTGCGGGACCTGGAAAAGCGACGACAGCGCCAGACCAGCATTGTTGAACGCACGACGAGCGCGTTGTCACATGCGGTGACCGTGGATGATGTGACCGCCGCGCTCACCGGACCGGGCGGGCTGGACCGGCTCGGCGCGGACGGCCTCGCACTCGGTCTGGTCGAGAACGCCACACTGAACGTCATCGCCCTGAGCGGCGACCCACTGGAGGCGATCGACGAGCTCGGATCCACGGGTCTGGACCGTAGGTACCCCCTGGCCGACGCAATTCTCAGCGGCCGCCCCCGGTTCCTGACCTCGGTCCCGGGACTCATCCACCGCTATCCCGTGCTGACTCCCTACGCAGGGCGGCTGGCATTCCGCGCGGCCGCCTATCTGCCGCTCGTCGCCCAGGCGCGTTCCCTCGGCACCCTGGCGCTCTTCTACCGCGAAAACACGCCTTTCCACGCTGATGAGCGCAATCTGTGTCTGGGGCTGGCTGCCATCGTGGCCCAGTCCCTGCAGCGGGCGAAGCTCTTCGACGAGGAGCGCGAATTCGCCACCGGCCTCCAGTCGACCATGCTGCCGCGACGGGTCCAGGAGATCGAGGGTGGCGAGATAGCCGTGCGCTATCACGCGGCCTGGAGCGGACGCCAGGTCGGTGGTGACTGGTACGACGTGATCGCGCTGCCGATGAACCGCTTCGGCATCGTCGTGGGTGACGTACAGGGTCATGACACGCATGCCGCCGCCATCATGGGCCAGTTGCGCATCGCCCTGCGCGCGTACGCCGGTGAGGGACACCATCCGTCGACGGTGCTGGCCCGGGCCTCTCGCTTCCTCGCCGAGCTGGACACGGAACGCTTCGCGACGTGTACGTACGCCCAGGTCGATCTCGCCTCGGGGACCGTGCGTGTGGTGCGCGCCGGGCACTTCGGACCGCTGATCCGGCATATGGACGGTCGGGTCAGCAGCCCGCAGGTGCGGGGCGGTCTGCCCCTGGGTATTTCGACCGACTTCGAGGACGAGGAGTTTCCGGAGACCCGTCTCGACCTGGTGCCGGGCGAAACCCTTGTCCTGTACACCGATGGACTCGTGGAAGAGCCGGGGGTCGATGTCGATACGGGCGTGCAGGCTCTGATCAATGAGGTCGGCGCGGGCCCTGCGGGCGCTCAGGCGCTGGCCGATCATCTGTCGGACCGGCTGTGGGAGCGTTGGGGTTCGGGGGACGATGTCGCCCTGCTGGTGCTGCGGCGCAGCCCGGACCCTGGGTCGCCTCGGGCTCCGCGATTGCACCAGTACATCCACCAGGCGGACCCGGAGGGGCTGTCCGACGCCCGCACCATCGTGCGCCAGGCCCTGACCGACTGGGACATGGCCGAATTCGCCGACGACGCCGAGCTGGTGACCGGGGAACTGCTGGTGAATGTACTTCTGCACACGGAAAGTGGCGCGGTACTCACTCTGGAGGTGCTGCCGGAGCCCGTCCGGCGGGTCCGGCTGTCGGTTCAGGACCGTTCAAGCGTGTGGCCGAGACGTCGCAGCCCTGGCGAGACCGCGACATCGGGTCGAGGCCTGCTGCTCCTGGATGCCGTCGCCGCCCGTTGGGGCATCGAGCCTCGCGGCGAAGGGAAGGCCGTCTGGTGCGAGATCGGTCCGTCGGCGCCCCCCACCTCCACTCCCCCACTGCCGACCGCGGAGCAGGAGCAGGAGCAAGTGTGA
- a CDS encoding LAETG motif-containing sortase-dependent surface protein, with product MTIPRRSLRAAGTLAAAAVVGLTGTVLSAGPAAAHTPTWGVTCTEVSLDLTAYNGNVTNQVTVTVDGKDLLPTETFGRELHKKLELPKHDKELTVHLVVKAGDGDNFSRDETKLAPVCEGTTPSPAPPEATPSQAPSSQAPSEAPVGSGTPSEAASESAPAAASPSPSSPDLAETGSSSATPIIGGAAVAVLLAGGGIMWSVRKRRTAQQ from the coding sequence ATGACCATACCCAGGAGATCGTTGCGTGCTGCGGGGACACTCGCGGCCGCAGCGGTGGTCGGCCTGACCGGCACGGTCCTCTCCGCCGGCCCGGCCGCAGCTCACACCCCCACCTGGGGCGTGACCTGTACCGAGGTGAGCCTTGACCTGACTGCCTACAACGGCAACGTCACCAACCAGGTGACCGTGACCGTCGACGGCAAGGACCTCCTGCCCACCGAGACCTTCGGCAGGGAGCTCCACAAGAAGCTTGAGCTGCCCAAGCACGACAAGGAACTGACGGTTCACCTCGTCGTCAAGGCCGGCGACGGCGACAACTTCTCGCGCGACGAGACCAAGCTGGCACCGGTGTGCGAGGGCACCACCCCGTCGCCCGCGCCGCCCGAGGCCACGCCGTCGCAGGCGCCCTCCTCGCAGGCGCCCTCGGAGGCACCCGTCGGGAGCGGCACGCCCAGCGAGGCAGCTTCGGAGTCCGCCCCCGCCGCGGCCTCTCCGAGCCCCAGCTCGCCGGACCTGGCCGAGACGGGTTCCTCGTCCGCCACTCCGATCATCGGTGGAGCGGCTGTGGCCGTCCTGCTGGCCGGTGGCGGCATCATGTGGTCCGTGCGCAAGCGTCGTACCGCACAGCAGTGA